The sequence CCCCAGGCACCCATCCATGGAGCCCGCCCCTCCTCAAGTATTTTCCTAGCTTATATCTTACAGCAGTACCGTGACACCCCCTGTGCACGCTGccgtggtgctgcagcagctccgggAGCAGAGGCCGGCCCcgtccccaggctgcagccctggcaccaGCAGCCGAGGTCCCGCAGGAGGCTGAGCACTGGCTGTGGGGCTCAGCTCCCCTTGGATTATGGGGGGCACCCGCCCAGCCGGGGGGGCCCCATCTCCCCTCTGCTGCACCCTGGAGAGCAGGGAGCCCTCGGGGAGCTGCCAGCTGAGGCCGTTCTCCCCAGCCCTGCGATCTGCTGCTAATCCTAGAAGCAAACCTGGCTACAGGAGAGGTGCCGAGAGCGCCGCGCTCCCGTCTGCACAAGCAGGGGGtcggggcaggggcaggggttTAACCCTCTGCCTCCGCGAGGAGGAAGGATGTAGAGAAGGGTGAGAGAATCAGGGCACTAGCTTTAGCCTTTGGCTTTGGAAGCAGCAGGATTAAATAAACTCTGCCTAAAAATGAAGGTCTGGGGAGGCAGACATGCACCGGGCGATGAGGAGGCGGCGTGTGCCACCCGGCACGGCGGCAGCGCTCCCGGCATCAGCTGATGAGCGGAGCCGAGCGGTCGTTCGTCACGGTCGGCTTCAGCTGGACGTTGGCAAAGGGGTTTctgcagggagagaggagggcAGAGTTTAGCAGAGGCTCTCCCCGTGCAGGGAAGGGAGCCTGCGAGGACCGGGCAGCGAGCGATGACCTTGGCGAGACCCCAAAAGCTCTGGCTCAGGAGGCGAGGCTGTGGCCGGAGCCCCACGCACCCCCTGCGGCTGTGGGCGAGCCGTGGGTGCCTGTagccctgctcccctccacCAGCCCGGCCTCGGGCAGCGTTTCTGAAGCGGTGAGGCTGGaactgctctgccctgcccagcccctcgCCGAGATGTCCCCAAGACGAGCTGGCGAGGTCGGTCAGCGCGGGATTTTCTCCTACCTTGCTTTTCAGCAGTAACCAAGCCGGGCTCTTCCAAAGGGAAAAACCAGGGATGcgtgcagggagctgggggtgctcagcTCAGGGTGCACAGAAGCAGGagaagctgctccagccccccGGGCACCTCCTGCGCAGGGGAGCCCCGAGGCAGCTGCAACATGCACGGGGTAAGGCTCTGCTCTAAGGTGTGCTGGGACACCCGGGCACGAGCAGAGCTTGCAGCTCCGTGCCAAGCTGGCTGCGAAACCTCAGAAGCAGCAAAACCTCCAAggggcagagagcagggagaggggaggctcCTGAGCTGGTTCCACCCGAGCTGTCCCAGCACCATCCTGCACTGGCTGGCTCTGGGGGCCCAGTCTCCGGCAGGCAGATTGCCACACGCAGCGTCTGCGACAGCGCACAGCCCTCGGCACACATCCTGCacgcccagcacagccccctgcgTCCCCTCCTGAGCACAAGCAGCCCCTCGTTGCTGGCCAGCCCCCAGCTTctgcccccatccctccccaggAGCCAAACCAGCTACGGCAAAACCTGCACAcgcctgcagcagggagctgtcaGCAGCCTGGGGGCCCCTCGcaccctctcccccagcccccttccGTGGCTGAGCCGGTGCCGCGGGCACCCTGGTAGCAGGACAGGCATGAACATGGGGTAGGGGATGCTAGGAGCAGCCGTGGTTAtcagctgcctcctcctggAGCAGAGCCCGCGGCTTGGGAGACGTCTCCGACATCggcagaaggagcaggaggggcCTGGTGCCCCCCCGGCACTGCCCCCCCGGCCCTCGCCATGCCTCACCTTTAGAAGCGTGCTTTTGCTTTCCTCAAAAGATAAAGGGCTTTTGCTTCAAAATAGGGTAATTAATTTCCCCACCTAATTAATGCAGGTTCTTAGATCACTTTTCCCCCTAGGATGCCAAAATAGATTCTCGAGACTGAAAGGATAGAAAAGGTTGCTTTGATGAGTCACCGGGGGTTATTATTTAACTGGTTTTGTTCTGGCGGAGAAGAGCACTTTGGCCAGGAGCCCACGGCTCAGAACCACGGGGAAATCATCGCGTGGCCCGCAGGGAGCAGCGAGGGGCTGCTGCCCGGCTCCCCTGCGCTCCGCAGGGACCAGGCATGGCACAAGCAGACCCCGGGGGGGTCAGAACAAATTGGCTCCGAGCTGCGTCCCCAGAGCCTGGGGCTGGCAACGCCATCTACAAGCAAAAAGAAGCTGCTCAAAGAACTTCAAATTAGTGACAAGGTGTggtcctgccctgccccggggaCAGGGTGGCAGCATCCAGGGGTGACCCAGCGCCACGGTGCCGCTGGGGCAGCGACCACCGACGACCTACAACCAAAGGGATTCGTTATGGGGTCGGGAGCACggcggggagcagcaggagctgggcgaGAAGCCGGGGACCCCGCGGAGGCAGCGTGACACCAGCAGTGCCCGGCGATGCGAGGAGCCGTGCAGCGGCAGCGGGGTTGGATGAGGGGGGGCTCCCGCCACcgggacagggacatggggacgaGTGGTGCCCGGGTGGGTGCAGCGGCACCGCAGAGCGTGCAGGGCGGGCGCAGGAAGCCGAGCGGTGGCAGCGTCCCCACGCACAGCCCCGCGGTGGCACCAGGTGCCCAGCGCCCAGCACAGCGAGGGGCAGACGGAGACCATCAACTTACTAACTACGGGCAGGGGCATCTCAAAACCTGGCCACTTCAACATCGGGGCTGcaagggaaagagaaggcagGTTGTAGGACACCGGCACGCTCCGCGCCGCCTTGACGGGAACAAAGGGTGGTGGTTAATGAGAGGAACCGGGCGGACACCGGCTGCGCCGCACGCATCTCcgggaggagaaaggaggaaaaaaataaaggaggaaaaagagggatTTAAAAGTGGGAGGAAAAGTGGGATTTATGGAGAGCTGTGAGTCCCAGCAGCGCGTCAGGCACGGCCCCTCGGCACCGTGCGCCCTGCGAGGACGGGAAGGAAACGCACGGCCACAGCCGGAGCCAACCTGCGGAGAGGAGCGGGCGGCACGGCGGcggaggaagggaggaagggagggggcTGCTTCCTTCCCGCGGCCCCACCAGGAGCACCCCCGGAGCAGGAAGCAGgcggggggcagccccgctcGCATGCAGCGCGGCGCTCGCAGCGAGGCTCTCGGGGGACAGCCAAGACGCAGCACAGAGGAGAGAGCAGAGAGCGAGCAGCTAAACAGCTTGAACGACTGAATTCGGCAAAGCTGTTTAAACAGAAACCGGGCAGGCTTGCAAAATGAGCACAGGCACGTGGCATGGAGGGGCTGGTTTGGGCCCTGCTCATGGAGGgatggagaaattaaaaaaaaaatggcatggCAATGCAGGCTGTGATGGGCAGCGCACAGGCACGGCAGCCGAAAAAGACACCGAGGCCCAGCtcaatgcaataaataaaacttttattcaaACAATAACTCAGTACAGGGCACATTTCTCTCTGGCTTTTAAAAAAGGTTTCAGCACTTTACAGTCTCCATACAAGTGTTActagggtggtttttttttttttttttttttcccccctcgaCATTCAGTCACTCGGCATGAAATATCCTGGGTTAAAAATCTTTAGCAAAATTATGACATCGCTGCGGGAGGGGCTCGGCACGGTATGCCCATAGTCTggtatagaaaacaaaaacttgtcCGTGGGTATTGCCAGCAATGTCCTCGTAAACAGGCATGTCAAGaggttttaaaaatcacatcagaaaaaaaggaaagcgtGGAGAGCTCTGCAGCGCAGACGGGCGCTGGCGGTgccggcagccccagccccagctctgggaTGGACACACAGACACGGCCGAGCCGCGCGGGGCTGCGAGCACGTCCCGGGACCCCCGCACTAAGGTGAGGTAACAATACCTTGCTACAAAAAAATAGAgatatttataaaacaacaaGGAGGAACCCCTCGGGGGCTGCCGGCCGCCCCAGCGGAGAACCAGCCGTTCCCTGCGGCCGGGGGCTCGGTGCCATCCGCTTCTCCTAACGCAGCCCTCACGGGGCTCGGTTGGGGGGGAAGCGGATCCGAGGGGCAGGGGGGGACCCGTGCCCACCTCGTggccagccccggggctgccccgtaACAGTACGTACACCAGAGGCCATGCATTGTGGGCTCCGTTCCGGGGAGCTCTGCCCGCGCACCGCGGCGTGCGAAAAGCCCCGGAGGAGGGATTAGTGCATCTCTAACATTCACAAAGTAGTACAAAAACTGGGTCCCACTAAAAGTGTAAACTGCATCCAGGCTGCTTCAAAGCGAGCACAGACCGATCGGCAgtttctgctctgaaaaggCTTCAGAAACAAGGGCACTGTGAACACCGGGGAGGGGTGGAGAAGCACCATGGTTTCCTTGAAGATCACGAGAGTTTAAAATCCGAAAgtagagaaagagaaacagggggagtggaaaaaaaagggggagaaagaagcagaaagctcTTCCGAGCAGCGCGGTGCCGCTGCGAGCCCGGTGTCCTCACACCGTTGATACCAgactgctgctgccgctgcggAACAAAGCAGAGGAGGCTGCCCGAGTGCCCGGCCCAGCCGGTGCCACTCTGCTCACCACCCAAACTTTCCATTTCTATCCCAAAAACCGAGCGCATCCTGCCCTAGTGGCTCCGGGCCAGGTGGCCCCATGGCGTGGGGCTGCCAGCACcgaggagggagcaggggagcCCCGAGAGCGCCGCTGGCTGCGGCCTCGCTGCCCAGGTTTGACCCAAGAGGCGGCTGCGGAGATGTGATGCTCTCCAGAGAAGCACCAACCCCATGGGGTGCGAGGTCAGGGACGGCTGGGGCTGACCCCAGGACCTGCCCTGGGTCGTGCTGTGCCCCAGCAGGATGAGCGCACATCCTCGCGCAGCCCGCTCCTGGGGACACGGCTTCACCCAGAGCCAACACCAAAACCACGTTTTTGGGTAACGCCGCAGGAAGGTGGAATCTTACCTGCTAACCGACCTCGTCCCGTAGTCATCGAGACCCTgcggggaggagaggaagagtggtgagagctgggctgtgccccTTCAGCTGCCACCGGAGGGTCACGGGAACAGCCCAAAGCGCATCGGTGCCCAGGGATGCTTGGGCCAAGCCCAATGCGTTTTGGGATGAAAGGGAGATGGAGATGGCTTAAATGTGGGATTTAGACAGTGGGGTGGAGTCACACCACTCTTTGGAGCAGGacaagggaaagcagcagccgAGCATCCCGGCTcgctctgccctgccccacCTTGGCTCAAAGCTCCAGTGACTTTCGAGATGTGAGACACTTGGAAAGGGAGCAAAACTCTGAGAAACACCAAGGAAATGCTCTGTGGAAGAAGGTGTTTGTGCTGTATTAACTCCCACCAGAAATCGCACAGGGTTTTGGACCGTTTTCCCCTTCAGCTGGCGCTCAGTCTGGGACATGTGGGAACGGGGCTGGGAGGTGATCCCGTGAGGATGCTGTGCTCCGGATGAGGACGTGCCCCGGGGTCTGGCTGtgagcagctcagctccccGTGCCAAACGGGATCCTGCCAGGAAGgacctggagctgctgcccgtgttCCCACTGCCCTGGGAATGCTCCTGAAACCCCAAATCCATCAGCAAACCCTGCCTGGCTTCCCCTGGCATGGAGTGGGGCTGCGTTTGTCCCGTCCCTGCAGAGACAGCCAGGCTATGCTGCCCTCCTCACCACACACCGTCCCCTAACTCCTTAACCAGAAGCCCTGTGCTGGGTTTGGACACTGCTGGCGGGGGAAACCCCGGCCAGGTCTGCCCCAACCCCATGCCCCAGGTCCCTGTGGGACTGTCACCGGTGTCCAGTGGCACTCGTGTCCCTGGAGCCACCAAACTGAGCCAGCACGGCCAGGAGAAAACGCTTCCAGCTCCCCGTGAGCAGCTCGTTTCTGGTGGGAGGCTCCCACGGAGTTGGCAAGTGTTGGCCATTGGGGTCTCGCGGTGCCGTTTTGTGCCATCGCACCTCGTGTCCTGCCCCGTTCTGTGCAGGTGAGCCAAACTGGCCCAtcctctgcccccagctcctctcctgccacTTCCCCATCCTCTTCTCCTCCAGGGGAGAGGCTCAGAAGGGGCTGGGCACGAGGGGGCCAGGCGCAAGCTGCCCGCCAGCCCCAATGGCAACCTTGCGCACGTGCGGACTTACAGCTGTCGACCTAGCGTAAGGCTTGTAGTGGGCGGAGGGTGGTTGGCAGAGGCCACTGGAATAGTCTTTAATTGCACAACCATAGGGCATAAGGTAGTCCTACAAACAACGAACACAGGCCTGTTGGAGAGGAGCCCCCATTCACCGCCACGCGCCCTGCGCCACGCGAACACCAAGCGCGCGCTTCGACgcctttccttctgctttaaaACCACGGCTAGGAACGAAAAGCTGCAGGCTCCAGCAGAGATCAAGGCTCTGGGGCTCGCTCAATCacctcccatttttaaaaaaatccccccccagcACCGGCAAAGCCCTACAGGCTGTCAGGGCTCACCTGGGAGAAGGCGGGCACGGCCACGCTGTACGGCCTCTGCTTGAAGGTGTTGACGTTCTGCGACGGGAAGGCTTGCGAGGACATGCCGTAATCAGGTGGAGGGATGGCGATGTCGTCTTTGTCGAGCAGGTTGcccgtgctgctgctcttcccctgctgcaggctgaaggggggcagagcagggccatcagcagcagcccagcccatGGGGGATGTGTCACCGAGCCACCTTGGCCAGCAAGCCCTCGGTGGCACCGAGCAGCGCCGCGGATGAGGGCGAAATGCACGGAGCCCTTCATGGGgatcccttccctccctgctcccctttgCTCCCCCATGTGCGGGGCAAAGCAGAATATCCCTGTCCCGAGGCAGCACCCTGATGAGGGCTGGGAGAAGCGGAGGGTCCCCGTCCCACAAagcccccgcagccctgcccggTGCTGGCACGCGGTGCTCCTACCTCGTGTGCACCCGCTCGCTGCCATCGTTGTCGAGGACACGCGTGTAGGAGAAAGGAAACCAGCCcctcctgaaagaaaaaggcaggggATGAAGCCAACCTGACGCTTTTGATGGAGGTGTCAGAAAAGGCTGAGCCCTCCTGGAGCCAGCCCCGGGGGGTTCGGGGTGGCCGCGGCACTCACAGTTTGGTTTTCTCGCTCTCCCCGTAGTGCCACCCATCCCTGGCCTCCGGCACCAGCAGCGTGATGAGGTCGCCCTCCTTGAAGCTCAGGAGGGTGCTGTTATCTCCGGCAGCGTGAGAGAAAATGGCCTGCACCCTCGTCCTGCCGTTCCTCTCGAGCCCTGCGGCCATGGAGCTGGAGCGCGGCAGCGTCTTGTTTTCGGCTGGCAGGAGACAAGGACCAAAAAAGGGCCGAGTCCTTCACCCGTCACCGTGTCCGGGCACAGCCAGGTGTCTGGCTCCCTTACCCTACCCCCCAACACTTCTGGTGGCTGATTTGCACTCCTGACACCTCCCTGTGCAGCGGCTGCTCCCCAGGGTGTACGCACATCGCCCACCCCTCTCCAGCATCCCCCACGTCCCTTCTGCCTGCCTCCACCCGCGGCACCGAAACCATCCCACAGGGTTTTGGGCTCTCACCGCATGGGGCAGCTTGCCCCAGTCCCTTGGGACCTCACAGATCCATGGATCCAGGCAGGATCCAGCTGCTGTTCTCGGCACCATCCAACAGCCCCATAAAGGAGCAGCCTCCCTGTATGAGCATTCCCTGCCCGCTCTCCTTCCCATTTTCTCAACGTTTTCCTCCTGGAAATCCCACCCGGGGGCTGAGACACCGCTCTCCAGCGAGCTGTGccagagcctggctctgctcagctcctggcaccacagCGGTGGCACCCTGCTCGTCACCACCCTGCCGCTAACGAAGGGACCCCACCGCTAACAAAGGGACCCCGCCACCCATCGGGGTGaccccccggggctgggggagcctcACCTGAGGCGTAGCTGTTTTTCGGCTGCACGTTTTTGCGAACTGGAAGCGTGTTCGAGTAAGAGTCGCTCAGCTGCTTCTGAGGCTGGGGAGGAGATAAAGATTTGGGCTGTGCTGGCTTCACCTCAGCCCAGTGGCTGTAATCGTCACTGTCTGTGCCCGAGGCTCCGTTCACCACCGGCATGGCCTCCTGCGCCGACATGCGCtagggagaaaggagaggaggggggggaagacGGGAGATGCCTTCAGCAGCAGggcacccccagcagctccccgggcagggaCGCGGTGCCAGGGAACGCAGCTGATGGCAGACCAGAGCCTGACCCCATTGGGTTCGGTTCCCTACCCGATACAAACTCTTCTGGGGAAGGGAGCGGGGCCACCTCTACGGCACTGCACCCCTCCGAGCCGCGTCACACCCCATAAATCCCTCCCAAACCCTACTGCTCAGCTCACACCCCAACATCAGGCAGGTGACCCCCTTCTGAAAGGTATTTCCACCACGCGAGGCTCACCCCAAGCACCTTTCCCCCAAGGGTGCCTCGGCACGGCCCCACAGCTCCGCTCCCAGCCCGtgggctccccgcagccccccgacAGCCCCAGGCAGGATGGAGGTGCCCAGCCCCATGCACCCATCCATCCAAAAGCAACTTGCTGAGGACCACGGTGCCGCTGGCCTGGGCTCATCCCTCCGGCTTTGCTCGGAAGGGCAGGGCAACCTCCACCTCCCGGATACTTACTCCGACAAAAGGTGCCAGCTCCGGGGGGACAGGGAGAGGTTTGGCACCGGGGATGGGGTCAGAGATGATGAGGTTGGACTTGGATGTAGACAGAGGGCTGGGCATGATGGTGCcattgctgctggcagccatCTGCTGCATCAGCTGGATGGCGCGGTCCGGGATCTTGTTGGGATCGGAGCAGGA is a genomic window of Anas acuta chromosome 18, bAnaAcu1.1, whole genome shotgun sequence containing:
- the BAIAP2 gene encoding BAR/IMD domain-containing adapter protein 2 isoform X7 — translated: MVLPGPPGMARSEEVHRLTENVYKTIMEQFNPSLRNFISMGKTYEKALASMTYAAKGYFDALVKMGELASESQGSKELGDVLFQMAEVHRQIQNQLEEMLKSFHNELLTQLEQKVELDSRYLSAALKKYQTEQRSKGDSLDKCQAELKKLRKKSQGSKNPQKYSDKELQYIEAISNKQGELENYVSDGYKTALTEERRRFCFLVEKQCAVAKSAITYHAKGKEMLTQKLPLWQQSCSDPNKIPDRAIQLMQQMAASSNGTIMPSPLSTSKSNLIISDPIPGAKPLPVPPELAPFVGRMSAQEAMPVVNGASGTDSDDYSHWAEVKPAQPKSLSPPQPQKQLSDSYSNTLPVRKNVQPKNSYASAENKTLPRSSSMAAGLERNGRTRVQAIFSHAAGDNSTLLSFKEGDLITLLVPEARDGWHYGESEKTKLRGWFPFSYTRVLDNDGSERVHTSLQQGKSSSTGNLLDKDDIAIPPPDYGMSSQAFPSQNVNTFKQRPYSVAVPAFSQDYLMPYGCAIKDYSSGLCQPPSAHYKPYARSTAGLDDYGTRSVSRASLVPVSYNLPSLSLAAPMLKWPGFEMPLPVVKTPLPTSS
- the BAIAP2 gene encoding BAR/IMD domain-containing adapter protein 2 isoform X6, with product MVLPGPPGMARSEEVHRLTENVYKTIMEQFNPSLRNFISMGKTYEKALASMTYAAKGYFDALVKMGELASESQGSKELGDVLFQMAEVHRQIQNQLEEMLKSFHNELLTQLEQKVELDSRYLSAALKKYQTEQRSKGDSLDKCQAELKKLRKKSQGSKNPQKYSDKELQYIEAISNKQGELENYVSDGYKTALTEERRRFCFLVEKQCAVAKSAITYHAKGKEMLTQKLPLWQQSCSDPNKIPDRAIQLMQQMAASSNGTIMPSPLSTSKSNLIISDPIPGAKPLPVPPELAPFVGRMSAQEAMPVVNGASGTDSDDYSHWAEVKPAQPKSLSPPQPQKQLSDSYSNTLPVRKNVQPKNSYASAENKTLPRSSSMAAGLERNGRTRVQAIFSHAAGDNSTLLSFKEGDLITLLVPEARDGWHYGESEKTKLRGWFPFSYTRVLDNDGSERVHTSLQQGKSSSTGNLLDKDDIAIPPPDYGMSSQAFPSQNVNTFKQRPYSVAVPAFSQDYLMPYGCAIKDYSSGLCQPPSAHYKPYARSTAGLDDYGTRSVSRNPFANVQLKPTVTNDRSAPLIS
- the BAIAP2 gene encoding BAR/IMD domain-containing adapter protein 2 isoform X2 — protein: MVLPGPPGMARSEEVHRLTENVYKTIMEQFNPSLRNFISMGKTYEKALASMTYAAKGYFDALVKMGELASESQGSKELGDVLFQMAEVHRQIQNQLEEMLKSFHNELLTQLEQKVELDSRYLSAALKKYQTEQRSKGDSLDKCQAELKKLRKKSQGSKNPQKYSDKELQYIEAISNKQGELENYVSDGYKTALTEERRRFCFLVEKQCAVAKSAITYHAKGKEMLTQKLPLWQQSCSDPNKIPDRAIQLMQQMAASSNGTIMPSPLSTSKSNLIISDPIPGAKPLPVPPELAPFVGRMSAQEAMPVVNGASGTDSDDYSHWAEVKPAQPKSLSPPQPQKQLSDSYSNTLPVRKNVQPKNSYASAENKTLPRSSSMAAGLERNGRTRVQAIFSHAAGDNSTLLSFKEGDLITLLVPEARDGWHYGESEKTKLRGWFPFSYTRVLDNDGSERVHTSLQQGKSSSTGNLLDKDDIAIPPPDYGMSSQAFPSQNVNTFKQRPYSVAVPAFSQGLDDYGTRSVSSGSSSLVSTV
- the BAIAP2 gene encoding BAR/IMD domain-containing adapter protein 2 isoform X4, with translation MVLPGPPGMARSEEVHRLTENVYKTIMEQFNPSLRNFISMGKTYEKALASMTYAAKGYFDALVKMGELASESQGSKELGDVLFQMAEVHRQIQNQLEEMLKSFHNELLTQLEQKVELDSRYLSAALKKYQTEQRSKGDSLDKCQAELKKLRKKSQGSKNPQKYSDKELQYIEAISNKQGELENYVSDGYKTALTEERRRFCFLVEKQCAVAKSAITYHAKGKEMLTQKLPLWQQSCSDPNKIPDRAIQLMQQMAASSNGTIMPSPLSTSKSNLIISDPIPGAKPLPVPPELAPFVGPQKQLSDSYSNTLPVRKNVQPKNSYASAENKTLPRSSSMAAGLERNGRTRVQAIFSHAAGDNSTLLSFKEGDLITLLVPEARDGWHYGESEKTKLRGWFPFSYTRVLDNDGSERVHTSLQQGKSSSTGNLLDKDDIAIPPPDYGMSSQAFPSQNVNTFKQRPYSVAVPAFSQGLDDYGTRSVSRNPFANVQLKPTVTNDRSAPLIS
- the BAIAP2 gene encoding BAR/IMD domain-containing adapter protein 2 isoform X3, with translation MVLPGPPGMARSEEVHRLTENVYKTIMEQFNPSLRNFISMGKTYEKALASMTYAAKGYFDALVKMGELASESQGSKELGDVLFQMAEVHRQIQNQLEEMLKSFHNELLTQLEQKVELDSRYLSAALKKYQTEQRSKGDSLDKCQAELKKLRKKSQGSKNPQKYSDKELQYIEAISNKQGELENYVSDGYKTALTEERRRFCFLVEKQCAVAKSAITYHAKGKEMLTQKLPLWQQSCSDPNKIPDRAIQLMQQMAASSNGTIMPSPLSTSKSNLIISDPIPGAKPLPVPPELAPFVGRMSAQEAMPVVNGASGTDSDDYSHWAEVKPAQPKSLSPPQPQKQLSDSYSNTLPVRKNVQPKNSYASAENKTLPRSSSMAAGLERNGRTRVQAIFSHAAGDNSTLLSFKEGDLITLLVPEARDGWHYGESEKTKLRGWFPFSYTRVLDNDGSERVHTSLQQGKSSSTGNLLDKDDIAIPPPDYGMSSQAFPSQNVNTFKQRPYSVAVPAFSQGLDDYGTRSVSSPDVEVARF
- the BAIAP2 gene encoding BAR/IMD domain-containing adapter protein 2 isoform X5, with the protein product MVLPGPPGMARSEEVHRLTENVYKTIMEQFNPSLRNFISMGKTYEKALASMTYAAKGYFDALVKMGELASESQGSKELGDVLFQMAEVHRQIQNQLEEMLKSFHNELLTQLEQKVELDSRYLSAALKKYQTEQRSKGDSLDKCQAELKKLRKKSQGSKNPQKYSDKELQYIEAISNKQGELENYVSDGYKTALTEERRRFCFLVEKQCAVAKSAITYHAKGKEMLTQKLPLWQQSCSDPNKIPDRAIQLMQQMAASSNGTIMPSPLSTSKSNLIISDPIPGAKPLPVPPELAPFVGPQKQLSDSYSNTLPVRKNVQPKNSYASAENKTLPRSSSMAAGLERNGRTRVQAIFSHAAGDNSTLLSFKEGDLITLLVPEARDGWHYGESEKTKLRGWFPFSYTRVLDNDGSERVHTSLQQGKSSSTGNLLDKDDIAIPPPDYGMSSQAFPSQNVNTFKQRPYSVAVPAFSQGLDDYGTRSVSSGSSSLVSTV
- the BAIAP2 gene encoding BAR/IMD domain-containing adapter protein 2 isoform X1 yields the protein MVLPGPPGMARSEEVHRLTENVYKTIMEQFNPSLRNFISMGKTYEKALASMTYAAKGYFDALVKMGELASESQGSKELGDVLFQMAEVHRQIQNQLEEMLKSFHNELLTQLEQKVELDSRYLSAALKKYQTEQRSKGDSLDKCQAELKKLRKKSQGSKNPQKYSDKELQYIEAISNKQGELENYVSDGYKTALTEERRRFCFLVEKQCAVAKSAITYHAKGKEMLTQKLPLWQQSCSDPNKIPDRAIQLMQQMAASSNGTIMPSPLSTSKSNLIISDPIPGAKPLPVPPELAPFVGRMSAQEAMPVVNGASGTDSDDYSHWAEVKPAQPKSLSPPQPQKQLSDSYSNTLPVRKNVQPKNSYASAENKTLPRSSSMAAGLERNGRTRVQAIFSHAAGDNSTLLSFKEGDLITLLVPEARDGWHYGESEKTKLRGWFPFSYTRVLDNDGSERVHTSLQQGKSSSTGNLLDKDDIAIPPPDYGMSSQAFPSQNVNTFKQRPYSVAVPAFSQGLDDYGTRSVSRNPFANVQLKPTVTNDRSAPLIS